AACGCAGGGTTGTGTATAAAAAGATCAATGTGGTGTTTGGTGAAGTGATCAAGTATGAAAACTATGCCCACCTCCCGCTTGACAAAGGTATGTTGGCCGTTTCTGAAGAAACGAAACGGCGTATGGGTGAATTACAAAAAGTAGACTATTTGAAGAAATAAAATCTAGTTCTTAGATTTCAACTTCTCCCGAAAATACTTCTTTGGCAGGACCTGTCATCATCACAGATCCGTTTTCTTTCCATTCCACATGGAGAGTTCCACCTCTTAGGTCAATGCGTACAGATCGTCCTGTCTTGCCATTGAGAATGGAAGCAACTGTCACAGCACACGCCCCTGTTCCGCAGGCCAGAGTTTCTCCCGTTCCCCTTTCCCAAGTCCTTTGGTAAAGATGGTCTTTTCCTCGGACTGATACAAATTCCACATTCACACGTCTTGGAAAGAGTGGATGGTTTTCAATGATGGGACCAATTTCTCTCACAGGGAAGGAATCCGCATCATCCACATAAATCACACAATGTGGGTTACCCATACTAACAGCAGTAAAACGATATTTTTTCCCTTGGACTTCGATCTCTTGGTTGATCACAGGTTCTTCCCCTGACCAGACAATTGGCACAAGAGAAGGTTTGAGAATGGGTTCGCCCATATCCACAGTCACCATTTCCACTTTTCCATTGGATCCGGTTTTTAAATCTAAAGTGAGAACCCCTTTTCCTGTTTCAATGGTAGGTTTTTGGTTTTTAGTAAGACCATGGTCATATACAAATTTACCAACACAACGGACTCCGTTCCCACACATTTCAGAAGAACTTCCATCGGAATTGTACATGTCCATTTGAAATTCGCCAGAGTTAGAATTGCGGATGAAAATCACTCCATCTCCACCGATCCCAAAATTGCGGTCGGATAGTTTTTGGATTTGTTCTGGTGTGAGTCGGATGTCGTTTTTCGTAGCATCAATGTATACGTAGTCGTTTCCGATCCCTTCCATTTTGGTGAAGTTGATTTTCATCTGTTCCTCTCTTATCACCCAATGATTTTTTGGTCAGTGTCCTTGGCAAGTTCTATCAAGGATTTTTAGTTTGACCCTTGTTCCAGAGGATTAGACTGACAGAATCGAACATGAAATCTTGTATCCTTTGCCAATCAACCGAGTCCAAAGCTGTTTTTAATGAAAATGGAACTCCCATTTTGGAATGCCAAAATTGTGGCCATGTCTATTCTTCTTATGAACAAGAAGAACACTACGAAGGGTATTGGGACGGCGCAGAACAAACGTATGATTTGGAATGGTGGGACAATGCCCACAGAGCCGTATATGCTGACTTTATCAAAACGTATCTAAAAGAATCCAAAGGAAATCTTTTGGATGTGGGTTGTGGGTTGGGATTTTTTGTGAGAGCAGTCCTGACAGAAAAACCAGGTTGGACTGCCGTTGGGTATGAGATTTCCAAACAAGCTGTCAAGTTTGCGAACGAACAAAATGGCATGAAGACTGTGTATGCAGGACTTGTACAAGATTCGAAACTTCCAAAAGAAAGTTTTGATATCATCACATTATGGGATGTGATAGAACACATTCCAAAACCACACTCACTTCTCACTTATTTACATGGACTCCTCAAACCAGGTGGAGTTTTATTTTTACAAACACCAAACTTCCCAATCCAATTAACAAAAGCCAATCTGAAGGTGAAGTTAAAAGGAATGAAAGAAGGTGTCCATTACTTAGAAGCAAAGGACCATGTGAACAATTATAAAATGTCGACGCTCGCTGAACTTGGCAAACAATGTGGATTCACAAAACCTGAATACAAAGTTCTTATGCCAATCCTTTCTGTATCAGGTAGTAAAAGTAAAATCGCTGTGTATGTAAAGTTAGCGTATTATTATTTCACCAAACTCGTGTTTACACTCAGTTTCAAAACCATCAACTGGAACAATACTTTATTTTTGACTTTGAAGAAGCCATGATCTAGCAAACGTTAACCCAGTTACGATATTGGATGCCCGCCAAATTGAAATTGGATGGGCATTCGTATCTAGATCTGCCTGATTTGTTTTGGGCTTGGCGTTCCGATCCTTCTGAATGGCAGAGATTTCGTCTACACTCAAACCATTCACCTCATCTCCCTCTCCCCACATCTCTGGAATATGGATGCCTGCGATTCCGTGAGAGTTTGCCCCCAAGATATCATCTTCCCAACTATCTCCCAAAATGATACAGTCCTTTGGATTATCGCCCGCTTTCCTGATTACATATTGAAAGAACTCTTTCGTGGGTTTTTCAAAACCCACCTCTTCGGACGTGATGAGTGTGAAACGAAACTCGTCTGGCAAAAACCCTTGGATCTTAAGTAACTGCGTACGAAGGGTTTCATTCGTTGTAAGAAAAACTGGAAACTCTTTCGAAAGAGAAACCAACAAGGGAAATAAGGATTTTAGATAGCTCTCTTTCTTTTTTTCTTCTGCATAGTAGGATAGAAAATGGTAATAATACCGTTCTTCCATCCAAAGCACATCCTGGATGTCTTGGGTTTGAAAACCATTCTTATGAGTAGATCGCTGTGTCTCCCATAACATCTTAAAACATAACAATCGCAAACGATTCGAACTATGGTGTTTGAGTTGAGACTTAACCTGATTCCTAGCAACTTCGTACAACTCCAAGAAATTGTCACCTAATCCTCGTTTTCCCCAGTCCTTTGCACAGTTTTCAATTGCATATGCATACGCTTCTTTGGATGGAAGGATTGTATTATCTAAATCTAAAAATAATGCCATATCTGAATGTTAAAACGAAAATATTCGATTCTGTCAACGGTTTGAGAAGGATTTATGGCTTGTCATGTTGTGAAAGATTGCAGAAGATCGTTGGATGATTTCGTTGTCTTCCATCCTCGCCACTTTGTTCCTTTTACTTGGTTCTATTTTATTTGGATATGGACTCATCACCAATGGTGATCCCATGTATACAAAATCCTTAGGTTGGAATCTCAATTTGATTTGGGGGACTGTTGTATTTTGTGTCGGGATCTTATTTGGATTGGGGAATTGGCTTTCCAACCAAATCCCCCAAAAAGAAAAAAACTAAACGGTTACTTTCTCTAACACTAAGGATAGAAATGGTACTAACGATTCTAAAATTTCAGGAAGTTCGTATTCCAGAATATCACCCGCATATACGATATCATTTTTTTCCATCGCAGAAGCAATGTTCGAAAGAGTAGTATTCAATTGGCCGACTAAATCAGAAAGTTTTTTATCCTCAAACGACAATTCTTGCCAATTTAACTCTGTATGACGAGTTTGGATGGAAACAAGTGCCGACATAAGACCCGTTAAACGACCAACCGCATCATTTAAGATTTCTGATGCTAAATGATCTTTTCCCGATTGAAAGTTTTCATTCACTAACATAAAGTCTTTGATCACTTTGTCTTTTTGGTCTACAAATTTAGAAATGATTTCGATCAGTTCGGATTCATCCAATCGCATCACGGCAAGTCTTGTGCTTAAGTCCATCAAAAACAATTTTACATCACGAAGGTCTTCTAAAAATGATTCGATCGCCTTTGTGGAATCTAGAGCAAGTGAACCGCTGTGTAAGGATTCAAGGATTTCTTCTACGTTTTTTCCTTTTCCCATCGGTTGGATGAGGTTTAGATTGAGGTTGAGCAGTTTTGTTGTTGTGCGAATCATAGAAATGATCCATGGGATACCTTCTTTCAAATCCTCAGCTTCTTTTTCAGTTAAGGAATCACGACCCACAAGAGTAGAACCCACTTTGTCTACGTAATTATCTACTTCGACTAAGCTATCCTCAATAACATCCAATTCTTCACCAACATATAAATCCAATCGTTCTGTATCTTCAATACCAACAGAGTCAAGGTCTGACCTATTTAATTCTTTTCCATTCACTGTAAAATGGCGTAAGTATTTACCATTTGATTCGATCCATTTTTGAATTTGATCGAACACTTGGCCGAGGTTGGTTTCTCCATCCAATTTAGTATCTAATTGTTGTTCATTGATATAAATATTCATCATTCTCCACCGTTCCCTCTAAACATATTATTCTGTAAATAGTTCCCAACTGATTTGTTTTTTCCTACACCTTGTTCCATGTAGAGAAATCTTTGTTTTAATTTGGCTTCAAAACTGATTAGATGGGATTCATGTTCTTTGATTTTTTTATTATTTCCAGCAACACTTTCTTCTAAGAGTTTTACCTTACTTGTCACAATACCAGAAGCATATTGGTTATAAGGTTTTAGAATTTCGAGTAGTCGAATCCCAACTCCCTCTTCCATCTTCGCATCATTATTCGGATCAGATGCAAACAAATCTCTAACTCCATCTGGATTTTCAGATAATACAGCTATGAGTTTTTCTTGGTCAATTTGTAACAAACCATCTTGGATTTTTTCCCAGTTGGATCCAACAGCACCTGTCGAAATCCCAATGTCAGTCAATACACGAAATCCATTTTCTTTCGTAGCAGGATAATACGAGTTAGCTGTTGTTTTCAAAGAAGCAATTAATCGTAAAATTGAGTTTTCACCAGCAAGAAGCCCAGATTTGGATTTATTATCCCAAAAATCCCTGGAAATATCAGCTGCTTTAGAATCATCACTTTCTTTTTTATCAGAAATTTTTCCATTTTTTTCAACCGAAGTCACTTCTTTGGAGAACTTCATGAGATCATTATAAGCATCTACCCATTCTTTGATCAGAGCAGAACCTTTGGCATGATCTACATGGATTTTTAAAGTCACAGGTTCTTCTGTCACCTTATGCACATTAAACGAGATCCCTTCTAATACATCTGCGATTCCATCGTTGGTTTCACGAGTGATCTCAACACCATCAATTTTGATTTTGAGATCTTTTGCTTCTTGTAATACTTTTAAAGGTTCGGCAGTTCCAGGCGCTTGCGGAGTCACAAGTGTAACCGATTTGATTTGGATCGGAGTTGTCGCCGCATTCGAAACAATGATCCCTGTGAGGTTTTTATCACTCGCAAAATCACCTGCTTGGAAAATATACTTGAATTCAGTTTTGTTAATCGGAAGGAATTTGTTACGCACACTTCCTTCTTTCTCAAAACTCATCCCCATCTCCATCACAGCAGGCGCTTCTCCGATCACTTCCACTTCCAAGTAAGCACGTTCCTTGATTTCGGTAACCGCAATGGGAATTGTATAGGCAGTGTCTGGTTTTAGAAAAATTCCTTCTTCTGTTTGTGCGATTTTTTCAGTTTCTAATTCTGATTTTTTAAATTTTGATAGGTCCCAAACCTTGGCCTTCGTTCCATCCAGAGAAAGCAATTGTTTTGTATCTTCGGAAGCAGCTTTGTTTTCGCCAACAAGTCCAGCGAGTTTCAATATTCCATTGGGATCAGAAAACTGAAGTTCGTTTTTTTTGCCTGTTTTAACGGATGTTAAAGTAATAATAGATGAGTCTTTATCAATTTTGATAACGGATGTTTCGACAAGGCTACCAGCCATATTCTTAATGGCACTCGTTAGATCAGATAGACCTCCACCCGGGAATGTCACTGTCTCTTTCGATTTACCAGAATACACGGTAAAACTTCCTTCGGGAAGTCGAATGTCTGTATCAATTTCAACACCAGATAACTGGTGTTTACTTGCCATTTCAATGATTTCAAGTGCGCGATTTCCCGACTTGGCAGCACGGGATGCTTCCCCTGTGATCACTCCTTCCACAGAAGAGGACACGGATTTGGTAGCAAATGGAGCTGTAAACGAAACAAGGGCTCTGGTTTTGGTTTGTAAGTTGGTCGTTAGATTTTTGACCTCTCCCCAAATCTGAATCTGCATTTTGGCATATTCATTTTCGGTCTCCCATCGTTTGATGGGCCGGCGTTCCAATTCGACCAATTTTTTAACGATATCGTTTGTGTTTTGCCCGGTCATCAGACCCGGCATGGTGTATGCTGGCATATCGTCCCAAATCCCTCTGAATCTAGTGTCGTCGAATTCTACAAAAGGATTAGGAATTTACAGAATTTTTTCCTTCCCAAATCCTAGAATTATGACTGCTAACCCTACAGAAAAAATAGAAATGGGGAACCAAAATATCTTTTTCGACCGCGAACTTTCCTGGATCGACTTCAATTACCGTGTACTCGAAGAATCCTTTGATAAAGAAAATCCACTCCTCGAACGCCTTAAATTTTTATGCATCACTGAATCCAATTTGGATGAGTTTTTTATGGTGCGTGTGGCGGGCCTTCTCAATTTGAAAAATGCGGGAATCGAAGAAAAAAGCCTCAATGGAAAAAGAACTTCAGAAACCATCGCAGAACTTTATTCGAAAGTTGGTCAATTCGTTAAAAAACAATACGAATCTCTTGATGACATCTTAGTAGAATTAAAACAAAACAAAATTGTGGTCGTACAAGATCCAAGTGAACTTGCAGGTGATGACATTCAGTTTGTGAAAAATTATTACAAACGCGAAGTATCATCCATTCTCACTCCACTTGCGATTGATCCTTCTCACCCTTTTCCCCATATTCTCAATCGAACTTTGAATCTTGGGATCACATTGTATTCAGACGATGACAAAAACAAAATAAAGGAATTGTTTGCAATTGTTCAGGTGCCAAGTGTTTTACCTCGCTTTTTGCAATTGCCTCCAAATAATGAGTCCGATACCAGAAGGTATTTCCCTCTCGAAGAGATCATTAAACTCCATTTAGGTGACTTGTTTTATGGGATGAATGTAAAACAAATTCATACCTTTAAAATTGTAAGAGATGCAGATATCTCAATCAATGAAGAACAAAACATTGGTGACCTTCTCACCACTATGAAAAACGAATTAAAAAACAGAATGTGGGGTGATGCTGTTCGTTTGGATGTCCACTCTGGTGCAGGTCATATCAAAGAGTTACTCCGTGGTTTGTTGGAACTCGAAGAGTACCAAGTAATGGAGATCCCCACCTTACTCAGTTTAAACGATATGATGTTTTTCCAAAGTTTGGAAAAAACAAGCCATTTAAAGTATTCCTATCCAGTTCCAAAATCCGGTTTTGCAGCCAAAAAAAGTGAATCGATTTTTTCAGAAATTCGAAAAAACGATCACTTACTCCATCACCCGTATGAAAGTTTTAAATCGATAGAAGACATGTTAAAGATTGCAAGCCAAGACCCAAAAGTTCTTGCGATCAAAATGACATTGTACCGAACTTCAGGAGATTCTCCCATTATACAATACTTAGGTGAAGCAGCCGAGAATGGAAAACAGGTAACCGTACTTGTGGAACTAAAAGCTCGATTTGATGAAGAAAGGAACATCCGTTGGGCAAAAAAATTAGAAGACAGTGGTGTTCATGTTGTTTATGGAGTCGTGGGTCTTAAAATCCATTGTAAGATGTTACTCATTGTTCGTAGAGAAGAAGACAAACTAAACCGTTATGTCCATCTGGGAACAGGGAATTATAACTCAACAACTGCAAGGTATTATACTGATATTAGTTTGTTCACAGCAAATCCTGAGATCACAGAAGATGTGGCCATTCTCTTTAACACAATCACAAGTTCAGGCAAAATGCCTAGGCTCTCTAAAATTTATGCGGCACCGACATTTCTCAAGGAAGAGTTTTTACGACTCATCCAAAGAGAAACTGACAACGCAAAATCAGGAAAACAAGCTCGTGTCATTTTCAAAATGAACTCACTTGTTGACCCAGATGTGATTTTGAAACTTTATGAAGCATCCCAAGCAGGTGTCAAAATCGATTTGATTATCAGAGGAATTTGTTGTTTACGACCAGGAATTCCAGGTGTTTCCGATCGTATAAATGTTCGTTCGATTGTTGGTAGGTATT
The sequence above is a segment of the Leptospira levettii genome. Coding sequences within it:
- the dapF gene encoding diaminopimelate epimerase produces the protein MKINFTKMEGIGNDYVYIDATKNDIRLTPEQIQKLSDRNFGIGGDGVIFIRNSNSGEFQMDMYNSDGSSSEMCGNGVRCVGKFVYDHGLTKNQKPTIETGKGVLTLDLKTGSNGKVEMVTVDMGEPILKPSLVPIVWSGEEPVINQEIEVQGKKYRFTAVSMGNPHCVIYVDDADSFPVREIGPIIENHPLFPRRVNVEFVSVRGKDHLYQRTWERGTGETLACGTGACAVTVASILNGKTGRSVRIDLRGGTLHVEWKENGSVMMTGPAKEVFSGEVEI
- a CDS encoding class I SAM-dependent methyltransferase, which encodes MKSCILCQSTESKAVFNENGTPILECQNCGHVYSSYEQEEHYEGYWDGAEQTYDLEWWDNAHRAVYADFIKTYLKESKGNLLDVGCGLGFFVRAVLTEKPGWTAVGYEISKQAVKFANEQNGMKTVYAGLVQDSKLPKESFDIITLWDVIEHIPKPHSLLTYLHGLLKPGGVLFLQTPNFPIQLTKANLKVKLKGMKEGVHYLEAKDHVNNYKMSTLAELGKQCGFTKPEYKVLMPILSVSGSKSKIAVYVKLAYYYFTKLVFTLSFKTINWNNTLFLTLKKP
- a CDS encoding HAD family hydrolase; the encoded protein is MALFLDLDNTILPSKEAYAYAIENCAKDWGKRGLGDNFLELYEVARNQVKSQLKHHSSNRLRLLCFKMLWETQRSTHKNGFQTQDIQDVLWMEERYYYHFLSYYAEEKKKESYLKSLFPLLVSLSKEFPVFLTTNETLRTQLLKIQGFLPDEFRFTLITSEEVGFEKPTKEFFQYVIRKAGDNPKDCIILGDSWEDDILGANSHGIAGIHIPEMWGEGDEVNGLSVDEISAIQKDRNAKPKTNQADLDTNAHPISIWRASNIVTGLTFARSWLLQSQK
- the fliD gene encoding flagellar filament capping protein FliD, translated to MPAYTMPGLMTGQNTNDIVKKLVELERRPIKRWETENEYAKMQIQIWGEVKNLTTNLQTKTRALVSFTAPFATKSVSSSVEGVITGEASRAAKSGNRALEIIEMASKHQLSGVEIDTDIRLPEGSFTVYSGKSKETVTFPGGGLSDLTSAIKNMAGSLVETSVIKIDKDSSIITLTSVKTGKKNELQFSDPNGILKLAGLVGENKAASEDTKQLLSLDGTKAKVWDLSKFKKSELETEKIAQTEEGIFLKPDTAYTIPIAVTEIKERAYLEVEVIGEAPAVMEMGMSFEKEGSVRNKFLPINKTEFKYIFQAGDFASDKNLTGIIVSNAATTPIQIKSVTLVTPQAPGTAEPLKVLQEAKDLKIKIDGVEITRETNDGIADVLEGISFNVHKVTEEPVTLKIHVDHAKGSALIKEWVDAYNDLMKFSKEVTSVEKNGKISDKKESDDSKAADISRDFWDNKSKSGLLAGENSILRLIASLKTTANSYYPATKENGFRVLTDIGISTGAVGSNWEKIQDGLLQIDQEKLIAVLSENPDGVRDLFASDPNNDAKMEEGVGIRLLEILKPYNQYASGIVTSKVKLLEESVAGNNKKIKEHESHLISFEAKLKQRFLYMEQGVGKNKSVGNYLQNNMFRGNGGE
- the ppk1 gene encoding polyphosphate kinase 1, producing the protein MTANPTEKIEMGNQNIFFDRELSWIDFNYRVLEESFDKENPLLERLKFLCITESNLDEFFMVRVAGLLNLKNAGIEEKSLNGKRTSETIAELYSKVGQFVKKQYESLDDILVELKQNKIVVVQDPSELAGDDIQFVKNYYKREVSSILTPLAIDPSHPFPHILNRTLNLGITLYSDDDKNKIKELFAIVQVPSVLPRFLQLPPNNESDTRRYFPLEEIIKLHLGDLFYGMNVKQIHTFKIVRDADISINEEQNIGDLLTTMKNELKNRMWGDAVRLDVHSGAGHIKELLRGLLELEEYQVMEIPTLLSLNDMMFFQSLEKTSHLKYSYPVPKSGFAAKKSESIFSEIRKNDHLLHHPYESFKSIEDMLKIASQDPKVLAIKMTLYRTSGDSPIIQYLGEAAENGKQVTVLVELKARFDEERNIRWAKKLEDSGVHVVYGVVGLKIHCKMLLIVRREEDKLNRYVHLGTGNYNSTTARYYTDISLFTANPEITEDVAILFNTITSSGKMPRLSKIYAAPTFLKEEFLRLIQRETDNAKSGKQARVIFKMNSLVDPDVILKLYEASQAGVKIDLIIRGICCLRPGIPGVSDRINVRSIVGRYLEHSRIYSFENGGKPEVYLASADCMPRNFLRRIEVMFPILQDKHKKRIAKILELLLRDNTQARVLESDGSYTRLTPGDDDPAVNSQIDMVDI